One Hypanus sabinus isolate sHypSab1 chromosome 4, sHypSab1.hap1, whole genome shotgun sequence genomic region harbors:
- the insig2 gene encoding insulin-induced gene 2 protein: MADEERNKTSTVQIGHSLYLSVITNQNMNLLIRGVVLFSIGVFLALVLNLLQIQRNVTLFPPDVIASIFSSAWWVPPCCGTASAVIGLLYPCIDSHLGEPHKFKREWSSVMRCVAVFVGINHASAKVDFANNMQLSLTLAALSIGLWWTFDRSRSGLGLGIGIAFLATLVTQLLVYNGVYQYTSPDFLYVRSWLPCIFFAGGITMGNIGRQLALYECKVIPEKPHQD, translated from the exons ATGGCAGACGAGGAACGAAACAAAACCTCAACTGTGCAGATTGGACATAGCCTTTATCTCTCTGTCATCACAAACCAGAACATGAACTTGCTCATTCGGGGAGTGGTTCTATTTTCCATTGGTGTGTTCTTAGCACTTGTATTGAACTTACTGCAGATTCAAAGAAACGTTACTCTCTTTCCTCCTGATGTGATTGCCAGCATCTTCTCATCAGCGTGGTGGGTTCCACCATGTTGTGGCACAGCATCTG CTGTGATTGGTTTGCTTTATCCTTGCATTGACAGCCATTTGGGAGAACCACACAAATTCAAGAGAGAATGGTCCAGCGTAATGCGTTGTGTGGCAGTTTTTGTTGGGATAAACCATGCTAGTGCT AAAGTTGACTTTGCCAACAATATGCAGCTATCCCTTACATTAGCAGCACTTTCCATTGGATTGTGGTGGACATTTGACAGATCTCGAAGTGGTTTAGGACTTGGAATAGGAATTGCCTTTCTTGCAACACTAGTCACTCAGCTTTTAGTCTACAATGGCGTTTACCA ATATACATCTCCAGATTTCCTCTATGTTCGGTCTTGGTTACCTTGTATATTTTTTGCTGGTGGAATAACAATGGGAAATATAGGACGCCAGTTAGCATTG TACGAGTGTAAAGTTATTCCAGAGAAACCTCATCAAGATTGA